AGGCATCGAACAGGCTCTGCGCCTCGCCATCGCCCAGCCTGGCCGCCTTGGCATAAAAGGCCCGCGCCCGTTCGACATCGGGCGATTTGAAGGGCGAGGGCTCGCCCGGCGCCAGGCGCGGATCATAGAACCGCCCGATCGCCCGCGCGGCCGGCGCGCTGCCCTCGGCGGCGGCGCGTTCCCACACCACCAGCGCGGTATCCAGATCGCCGCGGTCATAGAAGGACCGGCCGGCGTCGTACATCTCCGCCGCCGGCAGCTTCGCGATCCGCGGCAGATCGGCCACCGTCCAGCCGGGCGCCGCCTCCATCCGGGGCATGACCACACTCACCGCCCCGTCGGAGGCCTGCATCCGGTGGCTGAAGCCGAAGCCGATCGCCAGCACCAGCCCGATGGCGGCCGCCCCCACCGCCGCCAGCGTCCGAAGGCTCCAGCCCTCGCGCCGCACGGGTTCCGGCGGCAAGGCCGCGGCATCCCCGCCGATCAGCGCCCGCATCGCATGCGGCCGGTCCAGCGGGTCGGGGGCGAGCAGCCGGGCGATGTCGCCGCGCAGCTCTTCGGGCAGGCCCGACAGATCCGGCACCCGGCGCCGTGCCTCCACCGCGGCATGCAGCGTCCGGCCCATATCGAGCGGCCGCCCGGCCGCCGATGCGGCCAGCACCAGCCCCAGGCTGTAGATGTCGGTGCGCTCGTCGACCGCCCCCCCGAACAGCCCCGCCTGTTCGGGAGAGGCCCAGGCGAGCTTGCCGGCGAAGGCATCGCCGAAAATCGTGCGATGATCGGCACGGGCCAGCTTGGCGATACCGAAATCGATGATCTTGGCCCGGTCCAGATCGCCGCCGGCCAGCAGCACGTTGTCGGGTGCCAGATCCCGGTGGCAGATCCCCGCCTCATGCGCCACGGCAAGCCCGGCGGCCAGCCGGTCGCGCAGCCGCCGCACCTCGTCGGGCGTCAGCGGCTTCTGGCGGATCCGGTCGGCCAGCGACGGCCCGTCG
The window above is part of the Tistrella mobilis genome. Proteins encoded here:
- a CDS encoding serine/threonine-protein kinase, translated to MVENDDRTILAGALPTVAADTPGDAAPVVPQLPDPVGRVLLNTWRVTGVIARGGMGEILRATHVDQGTEHAIKVILPELMGNEGVVTLFLREAEALRRIRHDAVVGYDGLFRDETGRLHLVMEFVDGPSLADRIRQKPLTPDEVRRLRDRLAAGLAVAHEAGICHRDLAPDNVLLAGGDLDRAKIIDFGIAKLARADHRTIFGDAFAGKLAWASPEQAGLFGGAVDERTDIYSLGLVLAASAAGRPLDMGRTLHAAVEARRRVPDLSGLPEELRGDIARLLAPDPLDRPHAMRALIGGDAAALPPEPVRREGWSLRTLAAVGAAAIGLVLAIGFGFSHRMQASDGAVSVVMPRMEAAPGWTVADLPRIAKLPAAEMYDAGRSFYDRGDLDTALVVWERAAAEGSAPAARAIGRFYDPRLAPGEPSPFKSPDVERARAFYAKAARLGDGEAQSLFDALDGTAGSGGQG